One genomic window of Paenisporosarcina antarctica includes the following:
- a CDS encoding TRAP transporter small permease, which translates to MARYINYMNVTIKHFLNVILAVLVIAVFLQVIFRFVLQQPLAWTEELARYCLVWLTFLGAAFAMSMKAHIGMEVFVKLFALPFQKALYVIATIASLMFFLLMVVQGYDLAIQSMSQLSPVLRIPMGIIYLVIPLSGFILIVNMASQFTKDYKSGGV; encoded by the coding sequence ATGGCTAGATATATTAACTATATGAATGTAACAATAAAACATTTTCTAAATGTGATTTTAGCGGTATTGGTTATTGCTGTTTTTTTACAAGTTATTTTTCGGTTTGTATTACAACAACCTCTAGCATGGACGGAAGAATTGGCTAGATATTGTCTGGTATGGCTTACTTTTTTAGGTGCTGCTTTTGCCATGTCAATGAAAGCCCATATCGGCATGGAGGTTTTCGTGAAGTTGTTTGCACTTCCATTCCAAAAAGCTCTTTATGTGATAGCGACAATTGCGAGCCTCATGTTTTTCTTGTTAATGGTTGTTCAAGGATATGATTTGGCTATCCAATCCATGTCGCAATTGTCACCGGTATTAAGAATACCGATGGGGATTATTTACTTAGTCATTCCGTTAAGTGGCTTTATATTAATTGTCAATATGGCATCTCAGTTCACTAAAGACTATAAGAGCGGGGGTGTCTGA
- a CDS encoding FAD-binding oxidoreductase → MKRGSRVSYLEELKKILSPERVSTNEVILDQHSKDESYHRPSLPDAVVFPISAEEVSKVMNIAEKFKIPIVPFGLGTSLEGHVIPYNGGITVDFSLMDTIIEVFPTDFLVKVQPGVTRSKLNQELKKHGLFFSVDPGADATLGGMAATNASGTTSVRYGIMRDQVRDMEVVLADGTIMHTGNLAAKSSSGYNLNGLFVGSEGTLGCFTELTLRVYGIPELIVAGRASFETVGQAVDAVVSILSAGIQVARIELVDQQSIAQVNVYSGTDYLEVPTLFLEFHGNEAGLMQDMEFAKEILADNKCSEFKFEKDSQSRNQLWEARHNLAYAVMRAHPGKKMMVTDVCLPISELANGIESAKEAMARYELPGGIVGHVGDGNYHALLMLDVNDEEEMKRAESFNSHIVEFALSKGGTCTGEHGVGIGKMKYQSLEHGNSLHIMKALKKTLDPHNILNPGKIFNMN, encoded by the coding sequence ATGAAAAGAGGAAGCAGAGTGAGTTATTTAGAGGAACTAAAAAAAATTCTCTCTCCTGAAAGAGTATCAACAAACGAAGTGATTTTGGATCAGCACAGTAAAGACGAATCTTATCATAGACCGTCTTTACCAGATGCTGTTGTGTTCCCTATTAGCGCGGAAGAAGTCAGCAAAGTCATGAACATTGCCGAAAAATTCAAGATTCCGATTGTTCCCTTTGGATTAGGTACTAGCTTGGAAGGACATGTGATCCCTTATAACGGCGGTATAACGGTCGATTTTTCTTTAATGGATACTATTATTGAAGTTTTTCCAACTGATTTTTTAGTGAAAGTTCAACCTGGTGTTACTCGTTCTAAGCTAAATCAAGAACTAAAAAAACATGGTTTGTTTTTTTCTGTTGATCCAGGAGCAGACGCTACACTTGGTGGTATGGCAGCGACGAACGCCAGTGGAACAACTTCTGTCCGTTACGGCATTATGCGTGACCAAGTAAGAGATATGGAAGTCGTTCTCGCTGATGGAACAATCATGCATACTGGTAACTTGGCAGCCAAATCTTCATCAGGTTATAACTTGAACGGATTATTCGTAGGATCCGAGGGGACCTTAGGGTGTTTTACGGAATTGACTTTGCGCGTGTATGGAATTCCTGAACTGATTGTTGCGGGTAGGGCGTCTTTTGAAACGGTTGGACAAGCCGTGGATGCGGTAGTCAGCATTCTTTCTGCTGGGATACAGGTGGCAAGAATTGAATTAGTAGATCAGCAATCCATTGCGCAGGTAAATGTCTACAGCGGGACGGACTATCTTGAGGTACCGACACTCTTTTTGGAGTTTCATGGAAATGAAGCCGGTTTAATGCAAGATATGGAATTTGCAAAAGAGATATTAGCAGATAATAAGTGCAGTGAATTTAAATTCGAAAAAGATTCGCAATCACGTAACCAACTATGGGAAGCACGCCACAATCTTGCGTATGCGGTTATGCGAGCTCATCCAGGTAAAAAGATGATGGTAACTGATGTTTGCTTACCTATTTCAGAATTGGCGAACGGGATAGAGTCGGCAAAAGAAGCAATGGCAAGGTATGAATTACCAGGCGGTATAGTCGGGCATGTCGGAGATGGGAATTATCATGCTCTATTAATGCTAGATGTGAATGATGAAGAGGAAATGAAAAGAGCAGAAAGTTTTAATAGTCATATAGTAGAATTTGCCCTCAGTAAAGGTGGAACTTGTACAGGGGAGCATGGAGTAGGAATTGGTAAAATGAAATATCAATCACTTGAACATGGGAATTCGTTGCACATAATGAAAGCATTGAAAAAGACGTTGGATCCACATAATATTTTGAATCCCGGAAAAATTTTCAATATGAATTAA
- a CDS encoding TRAP transporter large permease gives MAILLFVLLIVLFLINVPIAVALGLASALIFFIDGNVSLIVIMQRMFNSVDSFPLMAIPFFILAGKLMESGGISRRLIHLANVIFGRIKGGLAIVSIVACAFFAAISGSAAATTAAVGGLLIPAMVKKGYDKSFSTAVQAAGGTIGVMIPPSVPLVLYGVTAGVSVSSLFIAGILPGLLVVGSLIILVYVISLIKGYGGGEKFDFRDFFKALADSLLALLMPVIILGGIYGGIFTPTEAAVVAVVYGLIVGVVFYREIKIKDLMEIFSSSVVITAVIMFIIAGASVFGYFLTRQRIPAELTEAMLGVTTNWIIALLIINAILLICGAFLETSAAIIILTPILVPIVSALGIDLVHFGIIMIVNLAIGFITPPVGINLFVAANIAGTKFESLMKAIVPFIVIMVIDVIIISFIPSISLFLVGLAN, from the coding sequence ATGGCGATACTGTTATTTGTGTTGTTAATTGTTTTATTTTTGATCAATGTTCCGATTGCGGTTGCTTTAGGTTTGGCATCTGCACTCATATTTTTTATTGACGGAAACGTTTCGTTAATAGTTATTATGCAGCGGATGTTCAATTCGGTAGATTCTTTTCCATTGATGGCTATCCCTTTCTTTATATTAGCCGGCAAGCTAATGGAGAGCGGAGGAATATCTAGACGATTAATCCATCTGGCTAACGTCATTTTCGGTCGAATCAAAGGAGGGTTAGCTATTGTATCCATTGTGGCTTGTGCTTTTTTTGCGGCCATATCTGGTTCAGCTGCAGCTACTACCGCGGCTGTTGGAGGACTGTTAATACCTGCGATGGTTAAAAAAGGATACGATAAGAGTTTTTCCACGGCCGTGCAAGCTGCTGGAGGAACGATTGGTGTCATGATTCCTCCAAGCGTCCCTCTTGTTTTATATGGTGTCACTGCTGGAGTATCAGTAAGCAGTTTGTTTATTGCGGGAATCCTACCTGGTCTTTTAGTGGTAGGTTCACTTATCATTTTGGTTTATGTCATTTCTCTAATAAAAGGGTATGGTGGAGGAGAAAAATTTGATTTTAGGGATTTCTTTAAAGCTTTAGCAGATTCTTTATTAGCCTTGTTAATGCCAGTCATTATATTAGGCGGCATATATGGCGGCATTTTCACACCAACTGAAGCGGCTGTTGTAGCGGTTGTATATGGCTTAATCGTGGGAGTGGTATTTTACCGAGAGATTAAAATTAAGGATTTAATGGAAATATTCTCATCTTCAGTCGTAATTACAGCCGTCATAATGTTCATTATTGCTGGTGCTTCTGTTTTCGGATATTTTTTAACGAGACAACGAATTCCTGCTGAATTAACGGAAGCGATGCTTGGAGTCACTACGAATTGGATTATCGCTCTACTAATTATTAATGCTATATTGCTAATCTGTGGTGCTTTCTTGGAAACTTCAGCTGCCATCATTATATTAACACCAATTCTTGTGCCAATAGTTAGTGCATTGGGAATCGACTTAGTGCATTTTGGTATTATCATGATTGTTAATTTGGCCATCGGTTTTATTACACCACCGGTAGGAATAAACCTTTTTGTGGCAGCCAATATAGCTGGGACAAAATTTGAAAGTTTAATGAAAGCAATTGTTCCATTCATCGTAATTATGGTAATTGATGTTATTATCATTTCATTTATACCGAGCATCAGCTTATTTTTGGTGGGGCTTGCAAATTAA
- the ilvD gene encoding dihydroxy-acid dehydratase, with protein sequence MKKDLRINSKVFSEGAMKAPNRAMLRAVGVTDEDFKKPMIGVASTWSEVTPCNIHIHDLAVSAKKGAREAGGVPFIFNTITVSDGISMGTEGMRYSLPSRDVIADSIETVVGAESLDGLVAIGGCDKNIPGCLIAIANSEVPAVFVYGGTISPGVHNGENIDIVSVFEGVGRHNNGDISDDTLRKIECSACPGAGSCGGMYTANTMASAAEAMGMSLPGSSSNPAVSEAKLKDCAAAGAAVHNLLEQEIYPKDIMTKEAFENAITVVMALGGSTNAVLHLLAIAHSVEVDLTIDDFNKIQKKTPHIADLKPSGKYVMEDLHRAGGVQAVMKVLLEAGYLHGDCMTVTGKTVAENLKDAPGLSEGQQVILPFDKPYREDGPLIVIKGNLSPSGAVAKVSGVKVKRHIGPARVFNTEKEATLAVMANEINEGDVLVIRYVGPKGGPGMPEMLSISAILVGKGMGEKVALITDGRFSGGTHGLVVGHIAPEAQVGGPIALVKEGDLITIDSQEQEISMNVTDAELEERFKEWVAPPLYKKGVLGKYAHNVSCSSKGAVTDYFTS encoded by the coding sequence ATGAAAAAAGATTTGCGTATTAATAGTAAAGTGTTCAGTGAAGGAGCGATGAAAGCTCCAAATCGGGCAATGTTACGAGCAGTTGGCGTGACAGATGAGGATTTCAAAAAGCCAATGATCGGTGTTGCTAGTACTTGGAGTGAAGTGACTCCGTGCAATATACATATTCATGATTTAGCGGTCAGTGCGAAAAAAGGTGCAAGAGAAGCGGGCGGGGTTCCGTTCATCTTTAATACGATTACCGTATCGGATGGTATTTCAATGGGAACGGAAGGTATGAGATATTCACTTCCAAGTAGAGATGTAATCGCGGATTCAATTGAGACAGTGGTAGGGGCAGAAAGCTTAGATGGGCTTGTTGCAATCGGTGGCTGTGATAAAAATATTCCAGGATGCTTAATCGCGATCGCAAATTCTGAGGTGCCAGCAGTTTTTGTATATGGAGGAACGATTTCGCCAGGTGTGCATAATGGAGAAAATATTGATATTGTATCCGTTTTTGAAGGGGTAGGGCGTCATAATAATGGAGACATTAGTGATGATACACTTCGGAAAATTGAATGCAGTGCATGTCCTGGAGCAGGGTCATGTGGAGGTATGTATACTGCAAATACCATGGCGTCGGCAGCAGAGGCAATGGGCATGAGTTTACCGGGAAGTTCTTCAAATCCGGCAGTTTCGGAAGCTAAATTGAAGGATTGTGCAGCAGCTGGAGCGGCTGTTCATAACTTGCTTGAACAGGAGATTTATCCAAAAGATATTATGACAAAAGAAGCATTTGAAAATGCAATTACTGTCGTTATGGCCCTTGGAGGCTCGACAAATGCCGTTCTGCATTTGCTAGCGATTGCTCATTCTGTTGAAGTAGATTTGACCATTGATGACTTTAACAAAATCCAAAAGAAAACACCACATATTGCTGATTTAAAACCAAGCGGGAAATATGTTATGGAAGACTTACACCGAGCTGGTGGTGTACAAGCTGTGATGAAGGTTCTACTAGAGGCAGGATATCTTCACGGAGACTGTATGACAGTTACAGGGAAAACAGTTGCTGAAAACCTTAAAGATGCACCAGGTTTAAGTGAAGGGCAGCAAGTAATTCTGCCGTTTGACAAGCCGTATAGAGAAGATGGTCCATTAATTGTTATAAAAGGGAATCTATCACCTAGTGGTGCCGTTGCGAAAGTATCTGGAGTAAAAGTGAAACGCCATATTGGACCTGCTAGAGTATTTAATACCGAAAAAGAAGCAACGCTCGCAGTTATGGCGAATGAGATTAACGAAGGCGATGTTTTAGTCATCCGTTATGTAGGACCAAAAGGTGGACCTGGAATGCCAGAAATGTTGTCCATATCTGCCATTCTTGTTGGAAAAGGAATGGGTGAAAAAGTGGCCTTGATTACAGATGGTAGATTTTCAGGTGGGACTCATGGTCTAGTCGTTGGTCATATTGCACCGGAAGCCCAAGTTGGAGGTCCAATTGCATTAGTAAAAGAAGGCGATCTCATAACGATAGACTCGCAAGAACAAGAGATATCTATGAATGTAACGGATGCGGAACTGGAAGAGCGCTTTAAAGAATGGGTTGCCCCTCCACTTTATAAAAAAGGCGTGCTCGGAAAATATGCTCATAATGTGTCGTGTTCTTCAAAAGGAGCCGTTACAGATTACTTTACTAGCTAA
- a CDS encoding PH domain-containing protein produces MLYSVHDLPFEEAKIAYKTIRDVVVITNKRLIITDRQGLTGKQVEV; encoded by the coding sequence TTGCTTTATTCAGTTCATGATTTGCCATTTGAAGAAGCGAAAATTGCCTACAAAACCATTCGTGATGTTGTTGTAATTACAAATAAACGACTAATCATCACCGACCGTCAAGGACTGACAGGTAAGCAAGTGGAAGTTTAA
- a CDS encoding TRAP transporter substrate-binding protein, giving the protein MKRKIGFISVMLAAALTLTACGDSGNEKAADPDKVYTLQAGHSLPDSHPYQLAFLEMAKNVEERTNGQVIIEVFANSEIGAERELTEGMTLGTVDLVVSSTAPVTNFVPELGVLDVPFIFQNRESAVKVLEGEIGNELFAKMEENGIMGLSWGENGYRHITNGIRPVNTPEDLKGLKIRTQENAIHLAAFEALGAQPTPMAWTEAITALQQGVVDAQENPAIVADQFKLYEAKQKYMTLTGHVYSVAIFMMSKQTYDKLPEELRDIVVEEGQKAGEIERDLIVEMEKESIKTLKENGVEIIEDVDLTPFQEAVKPVYDTIEYQELLNRILDAQ; this is encoded by the coding sequence ATGAAAAGAAAAATCGGTTTTATTTCAGTAATGCTAGCTGCTGCATTAACGTTAACAGCGTGCGGAGATTCGGGTAATGAGAAGGCTGCGGATCCTGATAAAGTTTACACATTACAAGCGGGACATTCGTTGCCAGATAGTCACCCTTACCAATTAGCATTTTTAGAAATGGCAAAAAATGTGGAAGAGCGTACCAATGGGCAAGTAATTATCGAAGTTTTTGCTAACAGTGAAATTGGAGCAGAACGAGAATTGACTGAAGGAATGACACTGGGAACGGTTGATTTGGTTGTATCTTCAACTGCACCCGTTACCAATTTCGTTCCTGAATTAGGTGTTCTCGATGTTCCATTCATTTTCCAAAATCGCGAATCAGCAGTAAAAGTCCTAGAAGGTGAAATTGGGAATGAGTTATTTGCGAAGATGGAGGAAAACGGAATCATGGGTCTTTCTTGGGGGGAAAACGGTTATCGTCATATCACAAATGGTATACGACCAGTTAATACTCCTGAAGATCTAAAAGGACTAAAAATCAGAACGCAGGAAAACGCAATTCATCTTGCTGCATTTGAGGCACTAGGGGCACAACCAACGCCTATGGCATGGACAGAAGCCATTACTGCACTTCAACAAGGAGTTGTTGATGCACAAGAAAATCCGGCAATCGTTGCAGATCAGTTCAAACTCTATGAAGCGAAACAAAAATACATGACTTTAACTGGACATGTCTATTCTGTAGCTATATTCATGATGAGCAAACAAACGTATGACAAATTACCTGAAGAATTGAGAGACATTGTTGTTGAAGAAGGACAGAAAGCTGGAGAGATAGAACGCGACCTCATTGTTGAAATGGAAAAAGAATCAATTAAAACACTAAAAGAAAATGGTGTTGAAATTATTGAAGATGTCGACCTTACACCTTTCCAGGAGGCCGTTAAGCCTGTATATGACACAATTGAATATCAGGAATTGTTGAATCGTATTCTTGACGCTCAATAA
- a CDS encoding carbon starvation CstA family protein, with protein MNAIAIAAISLFIFVIGYRFYSKFLAEKIFRLDPNYVTPAHRFKDGVDFVPTNRFVLWGHHFTSVAGAAPILGPAIAVYWGWLPAIIWVVLGTVFAAGVHDFGTLVISVRNKGQSIGTLANKLIGQRAKILFLFIILILVLMVNAVFAWVIANLFITFPSSVLPVFIQIPLALWIGHIVYKKNSKMLVPSLIALAIMYFVAIISAKVGFLQIDLVKYMGGADAAGIFGLGAVSTAFFIWIIILMVYVYIASTLPVWRLLQPRDFINSHQLIVGLGILYLGLLFTNPPITAPMTNPGADDVSWFPLLFITIACGAISGFHGLVSSGTSSKQLNKETDARFVGYAGAVGEGVLALISIIAVITLFPTKEDFLATYSSFGAASAGGLGTFVKGASQLAAGLGIPVEVAATIVSVIVVSFAATTLDTSVRLMRYIIAELGVEYKVPVIAKTHVATTIAVVASSALVLIPEGPNGFGSGGFLLWPLFGTANQLLAGISLLLITIWLKRLGRNYLVTLIPMIFILFMTLWAMIQQVVFQWAFWGSNSSPLLFIFGAIIMGFAIWIILTAISSLRSTDNTKIDLDD; from the coding sequence TTGAATGCCATTGCAATAGCAGCAATTAGTCTTTTCATATTCGTTATCGGTTATCGATTTTATTCAAAGTTTCTTGCAGAAAAAATATTCCGTTTAGATCCGAACTATGTCACCCCTGCACATCGTTTTAAAGATGGGGTAGATTTTGTTCCAACGAATAGATTTGTCCTTTGGGGTCATCACTTCACTTCAGTCGCTGGTGCCGCACCAATTCTAGGTCCTGCAATAGCCGTCTATTGGGGTTGGCTTCCGGCAATCATTTGGGTGGTTCTTGGTACCGTATTCGCCGCTGGAGTACACGACTTTGGAACACTAGTTATTTCAGTAAGAAATAAAGGCCAATCGATTGGAACACTAGCAAATAAACTTATTGGTCAACGAGCAAAAATATTGTTTTTATTCATCATTCTTATTCTTGTTCTAATGGTGAACGCTGTATTTGCATGGGTTATTGCCAATTTATTTATTACATTCCCATCAAGTGTATTACCAGTATTTATCCAAATCCCATTAGCACTTTGGATTGGGCATATCGTTTATAAAAAGAATTCAAAAATGCTTGTTCCTTCTTTGATTGCTCTTGCTATTATGTATTTTGTAGCCATCATTTCTGCTAAAGTTGGTTTCTTACAAATCGACCTTGTGAAATATATGGGCGGAGCAGACGCAGCAGGAATCTTCGGGCTAGGTGCAGTTTCCACCGCATTCTTTATTTGGATCATCATCTTAATGGTGTATGTGTATATTGCTTCTACACTACCTGTTTGGAGACTATTACAACCACGTGACTTTATAAACTCCCACCAACTTATTGTTGGATTAGGCATTTTGTATCTAGGATTATTATTCACCAACCCACCAATTACTGCTCCAATGACAAACCCTGGCGCAGATGATGTTTCTTGGTTCCCGCTACTATTCATTACAATTGCTTGTGGAGCAATTTCTGGTTTCCACGGACTTGTGTCATCAGGCACTTCGTCTAAACAGTTAAATAAAGAAACTGATGCGCGTTTTGTTGGTTATGCAGGTGCTGTTGGTGAAGGTGTCCTTGCACTAATTTCCATTATTGCTGTTATTACATTGTTCCCAACAAAAGAAGACTTCTTAGCAACTTATAGCAGTTTCGGTGCGGCTAGTGCTGGTGGACTTGGTACCTTTGTTAAAGGCGCAAGTCAACTTGCAGCTGGACTAGGAATTCCTGTTGAAGTGGCTGCAACGATTGTCTCAGTTATTGTCGTAAGTTTTGCAGCTACAACTCTTGATACATCCGTTCGACTTATGCGCTATATTATTGCTGAGCTTGGCGTTGAATACAAAGTACCTGTTATAGCTAAAACACATGTAGCAACAACGATTGCTGTTGTTGCAAGTTCTGCTCTTGTACTAATTCCTGAAGGACCAAATGGATTTGGATCTGGTGGATTCCTGCTATGGCCGTTATTCGGTACTGCCAATCAATTACTTGCTGGAATAAGTTTACTCCTTATCACAATTTGGCTGAAGAGACTTGGTCGAAATTACTTAGTTACACTCATACCAATGATTTTCATTTTATTCATGACATTATGGGCTATGATTCAGCAAGTCGTTTTCCAGTGGGCGTTCTGGGGAAGTAACTCAAGTCCTCTTCTCTTTATTTTCGGAGCGATTATTATGGGGTTTGCTATTTGGATTATCCTAACAGCCATCTCATCATTGAGAAGTACTGATAACACGAAAATTGATTTAGACGATTAA
- a CDS encoding BsuPI-related putative proteinase inhibitor: MKRKWIFILFLTLIAILLAGCGTTKNDTQEDVNGSDNDNGNEIVAGSIVPNISEGMPENKYHYVFSLKNNTTDVVTLNMNSSQYYDFHLKDNKGTVVYTYSDDKMFTQALEQKIIKPGDSLLMDLDLTEGLSTLEPGTYTVEAWSTANEAEDWMASTEVTWDGAKNEDSSAEEKLVVEEARVTYVGLQDLNSIEVTNEQNETVAMRLSETAKPFFDDLETGAKITVFYVVIDGQKVIQTATKD; encoded by the coding sequence ATGAAACGAAAGTGGATATTTATATTATTTTTAACCCTTATAGCCATTTTATTGGCAGGTTGTGGAACGACAAAAAATGATACGCAAGAAGATGTCAATGGTAGTGATAATGATAACGGAAATGAAATCGTTGCTGGATCAATCGTTCCAAATATTTCAGAAGGAATGCCAGAGAATAAGTATCATTACGTCTTTTCCCTTAAAAATAATACAACAGACGTAGTAACATTGAATATGAACTCGTCACAGTATTATGATTTTCATTTAAAGGATAATAAAGGTACAGTCGTTTACACCTATTCTGATGATAAGATGTTTACTCAGGCGTTAGAACAAAAGATAATTAAGCCAGGTGACTCTCTACTTATGGACTTGGATCTGACAGAAGGTCTATCCACATTAGAACCAGGAACCTACACAGTTGAAGCATGGTCAACTGCTAACGAAGCTGAAGACTGGATGGCCTCAACTGAAGTTACCTGGGATGGCGCGAAAAACGAAGATTCGTCAGCCGAAGAAAAGCTAGTGGTAGAGGAAGCTCGTGTAACGTATGTAGGACTTCAAGATTTGAACTCGATTGAAGTCACAAACGAACAAAATGAAACAGTAGCTATGAGACTGTCTGAGACAGCTAAACCGTTTTTTGATGACTTAGAAACAGGAGCAAAAATCACCGTCTTTTATGTCGTTATTGATGGACAAAAGGTGATTCAAACAGCCACTAAAGACTGA
- a CDS encoding cory-CC-star protein — MMLDKVKQLIAFYEEVLSMPHRQEIARELRNEDDLFLLLLYSEMIGIPNPVYYYTLELYPYMIEKFHDWHLRMGMEKSPMTGIRCC, encoded by the coding sequence ATGATGTTGGATAAAGTGAAACAACTTATCGCTTTTTACGAGGAAGTATTAAGCATGCCACATCGACAGGAAATCGCTAGGGAGTTGAGAAATGAAGACGATTTATTTCTTCTGCTACTTTACTCAGAAATGATTGGCATTCCAAACCCTGTTTATTACTACACACTTGAGCTTTACCCCTACATGATTGAGAAATTTCATGATTGGCACTTAAGAATGGGGATGGAAAAATCACCTATGACAGGTATTCGTTGTTGTTAG